A single genomic interval of Fibrobacter sp. UWB15 harbors:
- the rsmA gene encoding 16S rRNA (adenine(1518)-N(6)/adenine(1519)-N(6))-dimethyltransferase RsmA → MDRARRRKFGQNFLDVPTAQMIAGDLPAEAGEWVLEIGPGHGALTEHLLERDVQLTAVEIDEQCVEFLQQKFQGRENFHIENIDFLKFDLQAFLDAHEKPWVTGNLPYNVSTAIIAGLMPKLHLTKGFMGMVQLEVAERICASPCSSNYGSLSVLVSAYADSQILRKIGPEHFTPRPNVDSATMLLTPKADALQAPEGFFDFVRAAFTQKRKTLANSFGRAYDKKKIQEAIELLDYPTTVRAEELSPAQFLEFYKVIVG, encoded by the coding sequence ATGGATAGAGCCCGCCGTCGCAAATTTGGACAGAATTTCTTGGATGTACCTACCGCACAGATGATTGCGGGGGATTTGCCTGCCGAAGCGGGCGAGTGGGTGCTTGAGATCGGCCCTGGGCACGGCGCGTTGACGGAACATTTGCTTGAGCGCGACGTGCAACTCACTGCCGTCGAGATCGACGAGCAGTGCGTGGAATTTTTGCAACAAAAATTCCAGGGCCGTGAAAACTTCCATATCGAAAACATTGATTTTCTGAAGTTCGACTTGCAGGCGTTTTTAGATGCTCACGAAAAACCGTGGGTTACAGGTAACTTGCCCTACAATGTGTCGACTGCGATTATCGCGGGCTTGATGCCGAAACTGCACTTGACCAAGGGCTTTATGGGAATGGTGCAGCTCGAAGTCGCCGAACGCATTTGCGCAAGCCCCTGCAGCAGCAATTACGGCAGCCTCTCTGTTTTAGTGTCTGCATACGCCGACTCCCAGATTTTACGCAAGATCGGGCCGGAGCATTTCACGCCCCGCCCGAATGTCGATAGTGCTACGATGCTTTTAACGCCCAAGGCAGACGCCTTGCAGGCTCCCGAAGGCTTCTTCGACTTCGTGCGCGCCGCCTTCACTCAAAAGCGCAAGACCCTCGCCAATTCGTTCGGCCGCGCTTACGACAAAAAGAAAATCCAGGAAGCTATCGAGCTCCTGGATTACCCTACAACGGTTCGCGCCGAGGAATTGTCCCCCGCGCAGTTCCTTGAATTCTACAAAGTCATTGTCGGGTAG
- the tmk gene encoding dTMP kinase, producing the protein MKTAKHFFSLEGIDGSGKTTQIDMLIDALTKEGYSVVKLREPGGAKISERVREILLDTSFKGIMSDKTELLLYNAARAQVIAEIIQPALDAGKIVIADRFAWSTFAYQGCARGLGADLVQRLTEITCDGCFPELTVVLDIDVQRGRARTAKRGEAPDRLESEKAEFFERVRKGYLAAARDYSDCVAAIDADRSPDAVFADLYKLVKARL; encoded by the coding sequence ATGAAAACGGCTAAGCATTTTTTTAGTTTAGAAGGTATCGACGGTTCGGGCAAAACGACCCAGATCGATATGCTGATTGATGCTCTCACCAAGGAGGGTTATTCCGTGGTGAAGTTGCGCGAACCGGGCGGCGCAAAGATTTCGGAACGCGTGCGCGAGATTCTTTTGGATACGAGTTTCAAGGGAATCATGAGCGACAAGACGGAACTTTTGTTGTATAATGCCGCCCGCGCCCAGGTGATTGCAGAGATTATTCAGCCCGCGCTTGATGCCGGAAAAATCGTGATTGCCGATCGCTTTGCTTGGAGCACTTTTGCCTACCAGGGTTGTGCCCGCGGCTTGGGCGCTGACCTTGTGCAGCGTCTGACCGAAATTACTTGCGACGGTTGCTTTCCGGAACTCACCGTGGTGCTTGACATTGATGTGCAGCGGGGACGCGCGCGCACCGCGAAGCGGGGCGAGGCACCCGATCGACTGGAGAGCGAGAAGGCCGAATTTTTCGAGAGGGTGCGCAAGGGGTACCTTGCCGCGGCCCGTGACTACAGCGACTGCGTTGCGGCTATCGATGCCGACCGCAGCCCTGATGCCGTATTCGCCGACTTGTATAAGCTTGTAAAGGCGAGATTGTAG
- the secA gene encoding preprotein translocase subunit SecA: protein MSIVDTVLHKIFGTPHERKVKQLRPVIAEIHKAREALEALDDAALAAKSAEFREKLKNGATLEDIKVEAFAVCQEACDRRLGIFNIFKPEFNFDFSRLGPELQESVNAAKAELAAGKNEWEVYLPASVYAKVRELYPESVKPFRMMPFDVQMIGGLVLHEGAIAEMATGEGKTLAAALPVYLNGLSGHGVHVVTVNDYLAGRDAKQMGMVYKFLGLTVGLIVNGLNPEERRVSYNSDVTYGTNNEFGFDYLRDNMAVEPNQLVQRELNFCIVDEVDSILIDEARTPLIISGPAEDATEKYAKANEIAKQLIKNKDFSVDEKDKNIQLTEKGVNHIQELMHITNLYGEHADWVHFLDNALKAWYLYEKDVDYIVRDTEIIIVDENTGRLMEGRRYSNGMHQAIEAKEGVQIRRENQTLATITFQNYFRMYKKLSGMTGTAETEATEFIKIYNMNTWVIPTNKPCIRKDLQDMVYKSEDAKWRAIVAEIKERHSKGQPLLVGTASIEKSEHLHGLLEKEGIPHEVLNAKNHGREAEIIQYAGYKDKVTIATNMAGRGTDIALGPGVTELGGLHVLGTERHESRRIDNQLRGRSGRQGDPGSSQYFLSLDDNLMRIFGGDSVKNLMTRFGVGEDEVITHPIVSRSIRGAQRRVEGQSFDIRKHLLDYDNVMNEQRKVIYGLRRRILNGEDISEEIMNRIEDACDIKVSQYIPAKTYAEAWNLEGLHIDLQRSLGMEYSLTLEDAMSKTPEQVLDEIIDLCKVRYDKLTKIIPEADFRQIERRFLLMTIDQVWKEHLYAMDQLKDSIRFHGYAQKDPLMVYKNEGYKMFEGCMEKIATLTALRILNIRITLPNGVTVSPDQLQLKSQEQIEAEKKAAEEAAAANNAAEPATEQAAQTPEAKQSNAESAEQMSAEGAKPAGLAGTAATSETNAISEEQQEAKPMPQSALPGTRQVNPAMLAAARRRAQQQAPKLGRNDPCWCGSGLKYKKCHGKDLE, encoded by the coding sequence ATGAGCATAGTCGATACCGTTCTTCACAAGATCTTTGGTACCCCGCACGAACGTAAGGTCAAGCAGCTGCGCCCGGTGATTGCCGAAATCCACAAGGCCCGCGAAGCCCTGGAAGCCCTGGATGACGCCGCCCTTGCCGCCAAGAGTGCGGAATTCCGCGAAAAGCTCAAGAATGGCGCTACCCTCGAAGACATCAAGGTCGAAGCCTTTGCCGTGTGCCAGGAAGCTTGCGACCGCCGCCTGGGTATCTTCAATATCTTCAAGCCGGAATTCAACTTTGACTTTAGCCGCTTGGGCCCCGAGCTCCAGGAATCGGTGAACGCCGCGAAGGCCGAACTTGCCGCCGGCAAGAACGAATGGGAAGTTTACCTGCCCGCCTCTGTGTATGCGAAGGTCCGCGAACTTTACCCCGAATCGGTGAAGCCGTTCCGCATGATGCCTTTCGACGTGCAGATGATTGGTGGCTTGGTACTCCACGAAGGTGCCATCGCCGAAATGGCGACGGGTGAAGGTAAGACGCTTGCCGCCGCCCTGCCGGTTTACCTGAACGGTCTTTCTGGCCACGGTGTGCACGTGGTGACGGTGAACGACTACCTCGCCGGCCGTGACGCAAAGCAGATGGGCATGGTCTACAAGTTCCTCGGACTCACGGTGGGTCTCATCGTGAACGGCCTGAACCCCGAAGAACGCCGCGTGAGCTACAACAGCGATGTGACCTACGGTACCAACAACGAATTCGGCTTTGACTACCTGCGCGACAACATGGCTGTGGAACCCAACCAGCTGGTGCAGCGTGAACTGAACTTCTGTATCGTCGACGAAGTGGACTCCATCTTGATTGACGAAGCCCGTACGCCGCTTATCATTAGTGGCCCGGCCGAAGACGCTACCGAAAAGTACGCCAAGGCAAACGAAATCGCCAAACAGCTGATTAAGAACAAGGACTTCTCGGTCGACGAAAAGGACAAGAACATCCAGCTGACCGAAAAGGGCGTGAACCACATTCAGGAACTCATGCACATTACGAACCTGTACGGCGAACATGCCGACTGGGTACACTTCTTGGATAACGCCCTCAAGGCCTGGTACCTTTACGAAAAGGATGTGGACTACATTGTCCGCGATACCGAAATCATCATCGTTGACGAAAATACGGGCCGCCTTATGGAAGGCCGCCGCTACAGCAACGGTATGCACCAGGCGATTGAAGCCAAGGAAGGCGTGCAGATCCGTCGCGAAAACCAGACGCTTGCAACGATTACGTTCCAGAACTACTTCCGCATGTACAAGAAGCTTTCGGGTATGACGGGTACCGCCGAAACCGAAGCCACGGAATTCATCAAGATTTATAACATGAACACTTGGGTGATTCCGACCAACAAGCCTTGCATCCGTAAGGACCTGCAGGACATGGTGTACAAGTCTGAAGATGCCAAGTGGCGCGCCATTGTGGCCGAAATCAAGGAACGCCACAGTAAGGGACAGCCGCTCCTCGTGGGTACGGCATCCATTGAAAAGTCCGAACATTTGCATGGCCTCCTTGAAAAGGAAGGCATTCCGCACGAAGTCTTGAACGCGAAGAACCATGGCCGCGAAGCTGAAATCATTCAGTACGCCGGCTACAAGGACAAGGTGACGATTGCAACCAACATGGCTGGTCGTGGTACCGACATTGCCCTTGGCCCGGGAGTTACCGAGCTTGGCGGTTTGCATGTGCTTGGCACCGAACGTCATGAATCTCGCCGTATCGACAACCAGCTGCGCGGTCGTTCCGGCCGTCAGGGCGACCCGGGTTCCAGCCAGTACTTCTTGAGCCTCGACGACAACCTGATGCGTATCTTCGGTGGCGATAGCGTCAAGAACTTGATGACCCGCTTTGGCGTGGGCGAAGACGAAGTGATTACCCACCCGATCGTGAGCCGCTCGATTCGTGGTGCCCAGCGCCGCGTGGAAGGCCAGAGCTTCGATATTCGTAAGCACTTGCTCGACTACGATAACGTGATGAATGAACAGCGTAAGGTGATTTACGGCCTGCGCCGCCGTATTCTGAACGGCGAAGACATCAGCGAAGAAATCATGAACCGCATCGAAGACGCCTGCGATATCAAGGTGTCTCAGTACATTCCGGCCAAGACTTACGCCGAAGCCTGGAATCTGGAAGGCTTGCACATTGACTTGCAGCGTAGCCTCGGCATGGAATACAGCCTCACGCTCGAAGATGCCATGAGCAAGACGCCGGAACAGGTGCTCGATGAAATCATCGACCTGTGCAAGGTCCGCTACGACAAGCTCACGAAGATTATTCCGGAAGCTGACTTCCGCCAGATTGAACGCCGCTTCTTGTTGATGACCATTGACCAGGTGTGGAAGGAACACTTGTACGCCATGGACCAGCTGAAGGACTCTATCCGTTTCCACGGATACGCTCAGAAGGACCCGCTGATGGTCTACAAGAACGAAGGCTACAAGATGTTCGAAGGCTGCATGGAAAAGATCGCGACGCTCACCGCGCTCCGCATCTTGAACATCCGCATTACGCTCCCGAACGGTGTGACGGTTTCTCCGGACCAGTTGCAGCTCAAGAGCCAAGAACAGATCGAAGCCGAAAAGAAGGCCGCCGAAGAAGCCGCTGCTGCGAACAATGCCGCAGAACCTGCCACTGAACAGGCCGCGCAGACTCCCGAAGCGAAGCAATCCAATGCCGAATCTGCCGAGCAGATGAGTGCCGAAGGCGCAAAGCCCGCAGGCCTTGCAGGCACCGCCGCTACTTCTGAAACGAATGCGATTTCTGAAGAACAGCAGGAAGCAAAACCGATGCCGCAGTCTGCGCTTCCGGGCACTCGCCAGGTGAACCCCGCCATGCTCGCCGCTGCACGCCGCCGCGCTCAGCAGCAGGCTCCGAAGCTGGGCCGCAATGACCCGTGCTGGTGCGGTTCTGGCCTCAAGTACAAGAAGTGCCACGGCAAGGACTTGGAATAA
- a CDS encoding low molecular weight protein-tyrosine-phosphatase — MKIKILFVCHGNICRSPMAEFVMKKLVRDLPAELQQGAAQSQLKDVEFEIASAATSTEEIGNPVYPPARRMLAMHGIDCSGKTARQMTARDYEYYDYIVLMDRNNLRNLRWILPADVYARETSGPVENRKVSLLMDWAHKSRDVADPWYTGDFQATWDDVNEGCKAMLAQISQQIQQ, encoded by the coding sequence ATGAAGATCAAGATTCTGTTTGTGTGCCACGGGAACATTTGCCGAAGCCCGATGGCTGAATTCGTGATGAAAAAACTGGTACGGGATTTGCCCGCCGAATTACAACAGGGGGCGGCGCAGTCTCAGTTGAAAGATGTAGAATTTGAAATCGCAAGTGCCGCGACGAGCACCGAAGAAATCGGGAACCCGGTGTACCCGCCGGCACGCCGCATGCTTGCCATGCACGGAATCGATTGCAGTGGAAAGACGGCGCGTCAGATGACGGCGCGCGACTACGAGTATTACGACTACATTGTGCTCATGGACCGTAACAATTTGCGCAACCTCCGCTGGATTTTGCCGGCCGATGTGTATGCTCGTGAAACATCTGGCCCGGTGGAAAATCGCAAGGTCTCACTCTTGATGGATTGGGCGCACAAGAGCCGCGATGTGGCGGACCCCTGGTATACAGGCGATTTTCAGGCTACTTGGGACGATGTAAACGAGGGTTGCAAGGCGATGCTGGCCCAGATTTCGCAGCAGATTCAGCAATAG
- a CDS encoding InlB B-repeat-containing protein, producing MKLGPFSFAIVAFAFVAGTVTVSAKEITSKVPELSGGCYQISTAEELYGFAEIVNGNDSSAANPSVCGKLMKDIVVNDSVLSKWAWPGSDGADYLAVWEPIKEFSGTFDGNGHVISGLYSETGSGLFKSFVSSSEHTVVVKDLGIIDSYFLTKSVAGVLVESVTGDGEAQITNFYSLSDLEATRSQPSRVPSVGGVVGYVGENTSLTLTNCYSAGELVDNKYEFYSQLIGYPYSLRESIKINNCYVLEKGSSDNGVLVDSAAFRDGAVAYLLRENSSGAIWGQDVGKDPYPNFSGKLNNSIAARYTVEFHTFDGDTAKYFDNYVAGLTTMLPKGTSKENLVFGGWYRNADFSGENDTAISNTTTGDLEYWARMYDRYKIIYHANGGVTESGSYMGCGNPTASYQDALILGNSEDCYLGSIGKKLLRHYTRDSSIFIGWYDNEELTGNPVDSITTSDKGDKDFYAKWYEYKRPAIDPADSCYIISNAEELYGFSALADGSFTTGKYNEDERLGYACGKLTKDIVVNENVLKRDGTLDSARMHEFLPWKTIAFYNGGIFDGQGHTVSGLYINGSEGMFYDASPKYYAKTITIRNLKVKDSFISSDYDAGGIICSYTNSTAIMEIENTHFDGAIYARGGTAGGLVSEAHNLLIIRNSGHRGIIHATSTDVGGIIGHADEFTVLVQNYNEGSIVIERPPVEGFVAIGPAGGLVGEAAGNFFIANNYNVADIETKGRYGGLIGAYYVGDLGKCQYETCRPERSFVLNNYSKGRVIGDKPSKMYDSEVTFENNFYLDGTLPEDSIGTPVKAEAFEDSTVAKVLQGYVLKDSTGAEVVGSVRGDNWIQGDEYPVFSVDKTQYLVLLYVARYVDLPTNVLFHTPGQVLPLPTPSRYGYSFAGWKWGNDIVTEIPATVSEDLSVSAQWKSIPSSSSVASSSSQISSSSEKSSSSEAASSSSGVNSSSSSAKSSSSSSAGAKSSSSKGKDAIVADGFVPQFSLMVAGREIQVLNARVGAAYAVLDLQGRIVKQGQVESSNFAVMVERAGNYLVRIGSNLQMVRFK from the coding sequence ATGAAATTAGGGCCTTTTTCCTTTGCTATCGTGGCATTTGCCTTTGTGGCGGGGACTGTAACGGTTTCTGCCAAGGAAATCACCTCCAAGGTTCCGGAGCTTTCTGGCGGATGCTACCAGATTTCAACCGCAGAGGAACTTTACGGATTCGCCGAAATTGTAAACGGGAACGATTCCTCTGCGGCGAATCCTTCCGTTTGCGGTAAGCTCATGAAGGACATTGTCGTGAATGACAGTGTCTTGAGTAAGTGGGCCTGGCCTGGCAGCGATGGTGCCGATTACTTGGCCGTGTGGGAACCGATAAAGGAATTCTCGGGAACATTCGATGGCAATGGGCACGTCATTTCGGGACTTTACTCCGAGACGGGTTCGGGCCTCTTTAAATCTTTTGTCTCGTCAAGCGAACATACGGTCGTTGTCAAGGATTTGGGAATAATCGATTCCTATTTCTTGACAAAAAGCGTAGCTGGTGTTCTTGTAGAATCTGTTACTGGAGATGGTGAAGCCCAAATAACTAATTTCTATTCGCTGTCTGACCTTGAAGCTACAAGAAGCCAGCCTAGTCGTGTACCCTCTGTTGGGGGCGTTGTCGGTTATGTAGGCGAGAATACTTCATTGACTTTGACAAATTGCTATAGCGCTGGAGAACTTGTAGACAATAAGTATGAATTTTATTCCCAATTGATAGGTTATCCATATAGTCTGAGAGAATCAATCAAGATCAACAACTGTTACGTACTGGAAAAAGGGTCTAGCGATAATGGAGTTCTAGTAGATTCCGCCGCATTCCGCGATGGTGCGGTGGCATATTTATTGAGAGAAAATTCGAGTGGCGCCATTTGGGGACAGGATGTCGGCAAGGATCCTTATCCGAATTTCTCGGGTAAACTTAATAACTCCATTGCAGCCAGATATACGGTTGAATTCCATACCTTCGATGGTGATACGGCTAAATATTTTGACAATTATGTTGCCGGCCTCACTACGATGCTTCCTAAGGGAACGTCCAAGGAGAACCTAGTTTTTGGTGGCTGGTATAGGAATGCCGATTTCAGCGGAGAAAACGATACGGCAATTTCCAATACAACAACGGGCGACCTTGAATACTGGGCGAGGATGTATGACCGTTACAAGATAATCTACCATGCCAATGGTGGCGTGACTGAATCTGGGTCTTATATGGGATGCGGCAATCCTACTGCAAGTTATCAAGATGCACTCATCCTGGGGAATTCTGAAGACTGCTATCTGGGTAGTATTGGTAAAAAGCTTCTTCGTCATTACACGCGTGACAGCAGCATCTTTATAGGCTGGTATGACAACGAAGAGCTGACCGGCAATCCTGTCGATTCCATCACAACCAGTGACAAGGGCGACAAGGATTTCTATGCGAAGTGGTACGAATACAAGAGACCGGCGATAGATCCTGCGGACAGCTGCTACATCATTTCGAATGCCGAGGAACTTTACGGATTTTCGGCACTTGCGGACGGCTCGTTTACCACAGGAAAATACAATGAGGATGAGCGTCTGGGTTATGCATGTGGAAAGCTTACGAAGGATATCGTGGTCAACGAGAATGTCTTGAAGCGCGATGGAACTCTCGACAGCGCAAGGATGCATGAATTTCTGCCATGGAAAACGATTGCATTTTACAATGGTGGAATTTTCGATGGTCAGGGACACACTGTTTCTGGGCTTTATATAAACGGTTCCGAAGGGATGTTTTATGATGCAAGCCCCAAGTATTACGCAAAAACAATCACCATCCGTAATTTAAAGGTCAAGGACTCTTTCATTTCAAGTGATTATGATGCTGGCGGAATTATTTGCAGCTATACCAATTCTACTGCAATTATGGAAATTGAAAATACGCATTTTGATGGCGCTATTTATGCAAGGGGCGGAACTGCTGGTGGTCTAGTCTCGGAAGCGCATAATTTGCTGATTATAAGAAACAGCGGTCATCGGGGAATCATTCATGCTACATCAACAGATGTTGGCGGTATTATTGGTCATGCTGACGAATTTACAGTTCTTGTGCAGAATTACAATGAAGGCAGCATTGTCATCGAGAGGCCTCCTGTAGAAGGATTTGTTGCTATAGGACCTGCCGGAGGACTGGTAGGTGAAGCGGCAGGCAACTTCTTCATTGCGAATAACTACAATGTTGCCGACATAGAAACTAAGGGCAGATATGGTGGCCTGATCGGGGCTTATTATGTAGGTGATTTGGGAAAATGTCAATATGAAACATGCAGGCCTGAACGCTCATTTGTCCTTAACAATTACAGCAAGGGTAGGGTTATCGGCGATAAGCCTTCAAAAATGTATGATAGTGAAGTCACTTTTGAAAACAACTTCTATTTGGACGGAACGCTGCCTGAAGACAGTATCGGTACTCCTGTCAAGGCGGAGGCTTTTGAAGATAGCACTGTGGCAAAGGTGCTGCAAGGCTATGTACTAAAGGATTCTACCGGTGCAGAGGTTGTGGGTAGTGTCAGGGGCGATAACTGGATTCAGGGCGATGAATATCCTGTATTCTCGGTAGATAAGACGCAGTATCTTGTTCTGCTGTATGTGGCAAGGTATGTTGATTTGCCGACCAATGTTCTTTTCCATACGCCTGGACAGGTGCTACCGTTGCCAACGCCTTCGAGATATGGTTATTCCTTTGCTGGCTGGAAATGGGGTAATGACATTGTGACTGAAATTCCCGCGACAGTATCCGAGGACTTGTCTGTATCAGCGCAATGGAAGTCTATCCCGAGTAGTTCTAGCGTTGCTTCGAGCAGTTCGCAGATTTCGTCTAGTTCCGAAAAATCGAGCTCCAGCGAGGCGGCTTCTTCCAGCAGCGGCGTGAACTCCAGCAGTTCGTCGGCGAAATCGTCGAGCAGCAGTTCTGCAGGTGCCAAGTCTAGTTCCAGCAAGGGCAAGGATGCGATTGTTGCCGATGGCTTTGTTCCACAGTTCTCTCTTATGGTCGCTGGTCGCGAAATTCAGGTGTTAAACGCCCGTGTGGGAGCTGCCTATGCGGTGCTCGATCTGCAGGGCCGCATCGTGAAACAGGGACAGGTTGAATCGTCGAATTTTGCCGTGATGGTCGAACGTGCAGGAAACTACTTGGTACGTATCGGTAGCAACTTGCAAATGGTTCGGTTTAAATAA